One genomic window of Candidatus Kuenenia stuttgartiensis includes the following:
- a CDS encoding ATP-grasp domain-containing protein, with protein MNRVLVLDGMWNKSLAAVRSFGRKGFYVTAGERTRLATAIFSKYCSRRWIYSSPVLSQVNFLTDLEAELKAGRYDVIFPMEFSTQVLLTEVANRQMIEKYTRLPFADADLAKKGNDKAFIMQYARERGIGVPTTYMVNDIEQLAVIAKETAYPVLIKPRNSSGSRGIVYVKEKEELLTLYLKVHKEYPFPIIQEYIPDGGDVYGVGLLFNFQSEIRASFVYKRLRSHPVSGGPSTLRESVKREDVREIAGLFMKSLRWTGVAHVEFKIDPRDRKPKLLEVNPRFWGSLQLAVESGIDFPFLLFRLAMEGDIEPVMDYNAGVRCRWLIPGDLLHFIKNPERLRLKPNFFDFNTKDDIISLSDPMPVIGRLSSVLMFLYDKEMKHLLHG; from the coding sequence ATGAACAGGGTTCTGGTTCTTGACGGAATGTGGAATAAGTCCCTTGCTGCCGTAAGGTCTTTTGGCAGGAAGGGATTTTATGTCACAGCAGGCGAAAGGACACGGCTTGCAACGGCAATTTTTTCTAAATACTGCAGCCGGAGATGGATCTATTCATCTCCGGTACTATCCCAGGTTAATTTCCTTACTGACCTTGAAGCGGAACTGAAAGCGGGGAGGTACGATGTTATCTTTCCTATGGAATTTTCTACACAGGTTCTTTTAACTGAAGTTGCAAACAGGCAGATGATTGAAAAATATACAAGATTGCCTTTTGCCGATGCTGATCTTGCCAAAAAAGGGAATGATAAAGCATTTATTATGCAGTATGCAAGAGAACGAGGGATTGGCGTCCCGACAACGTATATGGTAAATGATATTGAGCAGCTTGCGGTGATTGCAAAAGAAACTGCGTACCCTGTTCTTATAAAACCACGGAATAGTTCCGGTTCAAGAGGTATTGTATATGTTAAAGAAAAAGAGGAATTATTAACATTATACCTTAAAGTACATAAAGAGTATCCATTTCCCATCATTCAGGAATATATACCAGATGGCGGTGATGTGTACGGAGTTGGGTTACTTTTCAATTTTCAATCGGAGATACGTGCATCTTTTGTATACAAGCGTTTACGTTCACATCCCGTAAGTGGTGGTCCGAGTACTCTAAGGGAAAGCGTGAAAAGGGAAGACGTCAGGGAGATCGCCGGGTTATTTATGAAGTCGCTTCGGTGGACAGGGGTTGCCCATGTGGAATTTAAAATTGATCCAAGAGACAGGAAGCCTAAATTACTTGAAGTAAATCCGAGATTCTGGGGGTCTTTACAACTGGCGGTTGAATCAGGCATTGACTTTCCTTTTCTATTGTTCAGGCTGGCAATGGAAGGTGATATTGAGCCTGTTATGGACTATAATGCCGGTGTCAGATGCAGGTGGCTTATTCCGGGAGATTTATTGCACTTTATCAAAAACCCGGAGAGGTTAAGACTAAAACCTAATTTTTTTGATTTCAACACAAAAGATGATATTATTTCTCTGAGCGATCCCATGCCGGTAATTGGAAGGCTCTCATCTGTATTGATGTTTTTATATGATAAGGAAATGAAACACCTTTTACATGGATGA
- a CDS encoding nucleotidyltransferase family protein translates to MRKKEELKLLANKCIAILTNKYQVKKIFLIGSLVHGIVHERSDIDLVVEGLPSEFYIKALSELSDIMPPGVEINLIPFEDAFESLKEKTIKEGELVYG, encoded by the coding sequence ATGCGTAAAAAAGAAGAATTAAAATTATTAGCAAATAAATGTATTGCAATACTCACTAACAAATATCAGGTTAAAAAAATCTTCCTTATCGGATCGCTTGTACATGGTATTGTCCATGAAAGGTCTGATATTGATTTGGTTGTTGAAGGGTTGCCTTCAGAGTTTTATATAAAAGCCCTGTCAGAATTGAGCGATATCATGCCTCCCGGTGTCGAGATTAATCTCATTCCATTTGAAGATGCGTTTGAAAGTTTAAAGGAAAAAACAATAAAGGAAGGGGAACTTGTTTACGGATAG
- a CDS encoding polysaccharide deacetylase family protein, producing the protein MINGLTVDLEDWYHICGVEGYSDPQKWDTYENRIIRNTDKVLTLLRTYKVKATFFVLGYIAFKEPGLIKTIKSEGHEIATHGFYHKRIFEMTEREFEEDVNKSISVISSNINERVLGFRAPEWSIRKNTLWMLNALRKYGILYDSSMVPLTRMGYRDYPVYPCCYNTDYGKIWEFPLTTTRLFWERLPFTGGLPLRLCPYFYIVSEIKKINRMGFPAMVYIHPWEFDKEQPRIDLPLSRRFMHYFNISATPRKTEGLLSNFQFAPIKNILGITT; encoded by the coding sequence GTGATTAATGGCTTGACCGTTGATCTTGAGGATTGGTATCACATCTGTGGCGTAGAGGGCTATTCTGATCCGCAAAAATGGGATACTTATGAAAACCGTATAATAAGGAATACTGACAAGGTACTTACTCTTTTAAGAACGTATAAAGTAAAGGCTACTTTTTTTGTCCTCGGATACATTGCCTTCAAGGAACCTGGTCTTATAAAGACAATTAAGAGCGAGGGACATGAAATAGCAACTCATGGCTTTTATCATAAGAGGATCTTTGAGATGACGGAACGGGAGTTTGAAGAAGATGTCAATAAATCCATTTCTGTTATATCATCAAATATCAACGAGAGGGTACTGGGTTTTAGGGCGCCGGAATGGTCGATCCGGAAGAATACTTTATGGATGCTTAATGCATTAAGGAAATACGGTATTCTTTATGATTCAAGCATGGTTCCTCTTACAAGAATGGGATATAGGGATTACCCTGTTTATCCATGTTGCTACAATACTGATTATGGAAAGATTTGGGAATTTCCGCTCACCACAACAAGGCTGTTTTGGGAACGTCTTCCCTTTACGGGTGGCTTACCGTTAAGACTATGTCCTTATTTTTATATTGTATCAGAAATAAAAAAAATTAACCGCATGGGGTTTCCTGCAATGGTCTATATACATCCGTGGGAATTTGACAAAGAACAACCACGCATTGATTTGCCGTTAAGCAGGAGATTTATGCACTATTTCAACATAAGTGCCACTCCCAGGAAGACAGAAGGCTTACTTAGCAATTTTCAATTTGCCCCTATCAAAAATATATTGGGGATTACAACATGA